One Thermithiobacillus tepidarius DSM 3134 genomic window carries:
- a CDS encoding HAMP domain-containing protein yields the protein MTTDGNAQEDEIVEAEAKSRTSGSTTCNQFLEQLLTALEAARDGDFSVRLRRSRTGLSSEVAQVFNELMAMNQKMANEIMRVGRVVGQEGRMTERAHLGDVSGAWRNSVDSINTLIGDLVQPTTEVARVLSAVAEGDLSQKMALEIEGRPVKGEFLHIGTTVNTMVDQLSSFASEVTRVAREVGT from the coding sequence ATGACGACTGATGGTAACGCGCAAGAGGACGAGATAGTGGAAGCCGAAGCCAAGAGCCGCACCTCCGGAAGCACCACCTGCAATCAATTCCTGGAACAGTTGCTGACCGCCCTGGAAGCGGCCAGGGACGGCGACTTCTCCGTGCGTCTGCGCCGGAGCCGGACCGGATTGAGCAGCGAGGTGGCCCAGGTCTTCAACGAACTGATGGCCATGAACCAGAAAATGGCCAACGAAATCATGCGCGTCGGCCGGGTCGTCGGCCAGGAAGGCCGCATGACCGAGCGGGCCCACCTGGGCGACGTCTCGGGCGCGTGGCGGAACAGCGTCGATTCCATCAATACCCTGATCGGCGATCTCGTCCAGCCGACCACCGAGGTGGCGCGCGTGCTCAGCGCCGTGGCCGAGGGCGATCTGTCGCAGAAGATGGCCTTGGAGATCGAGGGGCGGCCGGTCAAGGGCGAGTTCCTGCACATCGGCACCACCGTGAACACCATGGTGGATCAGTTGAGCTCCTTTGCCTCGGAGGTGACGCGCGTGGCGCGCGAGGTGGGCACCGA